The genomic segment ATTTGTTACCTTTCAAGCGTGTATGAACGCTCGCAGGAGGGATGCATGTTCAGGCATTTTGATATAAATCCGGAAGCCTCTTGGAGTGACTATGCCCGTAATGGCGTTCTGGCGGACCATATCTATAATCTAGCCCTGTCCAGGGTGAACGAACAGGATTGGGCTTATATCAATCCGGCGAGCGGGATTGGCATATTTGAAGATGCCGCAGGAAATTACCTGTGCCTTGAGACAGCGGACGAGAGGGCAACGAATGTCATACAGTCCATGCATTGCGGACTGGAAGACGAGGCGCCTTCGGAGATGAAACATTTTATTGATCAGTTCGTGACGGATTTCGATCTGATCGTCGCACTTAAAGAAGAGACGTAACGCAACGCCGAGTTCGATTGAGCAGCAAGGCGTCAGATCACCGGCTTGGGTGATAGAAGAGGGGGGATTCGTTGAGCTTCAAAGCATTTGTCACAGCCACATTACTTTTCTTGGGGACCGAGCGTGAAGGATAATCTGGACAAAGCGTCGCCCGAGCACGCTGTCGCTTATTTAAAGCGATGCGGGGTCGAAGCGGTGCAGACTGACTATGGATTTCGGGTTTTGCATCCGGAGTTCAGTGATCGCACTTTTGCCGATTGCGGCATGGACAATGACAGCTCCATTTCGCTGTCCGTGAATTCGGATGAGTCGCCGCCAATCATTTGGTTTTTTCGCGTGGACTTCATGGAAATGGCGAACTTCATCGCGCAGGCCTATGGGCATTGTGGCGATGTAGCTCGCACACCAGCCGCAATAGTAAGTGCTATGCGCGCGCTTGAAAAAACTTATGACGATACAGCTCTACGCGAAATGACCGCAGCGTTTCTCGGTGAATTAGAGGACGATCAAGGGTCGGCGTGAAGCCATTGCGCTAACCGACATTTTTGAAGGACGAACGGAATTTGAAGGACCCAAAAACACAACTTCACAATAGAGCGGTCAATACGACTAAAGTACACTCAACGTCATCCTTATTCCGGCGCCTTTGGCCAGCGGCTGTGGCGACGGCCGCCTTCGCTGCACTGGCGCATGCCGCGCTTGTCGCCGTCGCTGCGAGGTCGTTCGGTCTGGAGCTCGCCTATATCGCAGTCCTCAGCTTTGTTGTGGCGCTGGTTGTTGCTTTGATCGGTGGGGCAGTTTTGCTCGCAATAGTCAAAGTATTGAGGTTGGGGCTCATCTCGTCCTTGCTATTGTTTCTAATTGTTATTCAGGCGGTCGCTATCTGGCTGGAGTTCTATTTCTTCGAGTTCCAGAATGGCTGGGCCGATATATCCTGGCAATACGGGCTGATCTCTGTTCCCGCCTCGTTGGTCGCGTGGCACCAGTCAGTGTTTTACAATCACAAGCGCACTTGAGGAGCAGCCCATGTCGAGATTTTGGATACTTGCAGCGACTGCCACATTCGGTGTTTGCCTCGCCGGCTGCGCAAAGGCTGAGCCGCCGGAAGCGATGGAAAAGGCGGCGACGGTGCAACCTGGAACAATAGAAGAAGCGGCGGTGGTGCAAGACAGCGTAGAATCTGACCCGTCCTTCGCAGAACTGTCACCGGACGATTTTGATGACCCCGGTATGTATGACCGGCTGGTCTTCATAAACACCTTCACAGAACGCCTGAGAGACGGTGCTGCGGTGGCGGACATGATGGCGCCGACTTTCTTCTTCGTATACGCGGAACAACATGAATGTGCGGGCTACACGACAGGGTTTGAGCCTTCGATGCCCGCCAGTAATATCGACACTCGTTTCATGTTTCCGGCGACCTTTGCGTGGGATGGAGGCGATTGCGACGTCCCACCCGACACCAACATGGTTCTGCCGTTTCATCTATCCGATACGGTTTCGAGCTGGGATCGGATAGATGTGGAGGCCGTAGATGCCAACTACACCGTGTTCAGCCTGATGGACCCAGGCCGCCATGATTATGTGTTGTTGAATACGGAGCCTTCTGGTGACACCTACGAGATCACCCAGATCGATTACCGTTGGGAGTACAGGTGATGCACAGAACTTGTGACGGAAGAAGTCTCATGCCTAAAAAAGAAGTACACAGATGAGGTTGTTCGCGCGGCCAATTCGATCTGGCGCCAGCCCGGTATCGATAATCCTTTTCCGAATTTAGAAGCAGGTCAGTTTTGAGGCAGCAGCCGCCAGAGCAAGACCGCCGTGCAGCACGCAAAATATTGCGGGCAAAGACTGCGTATATGAGCAACGCCAAGTGGCGAAAACTTTTTTCCGCTTTGCACGATTTACCAGGTGGTTGCGCCGCGGTGGAGATCAAACTTGTTGCTCACTCGAATGTCGTGAGCGTCCCCACGCCTGGTCCAAATTTTGAGTTTGAAGATCATTTCGGCGAATGCGGCAGTATCTCCTTCGTGCCATTCTCGCATATCGAATTTGTAAGAGTTTTAAATGCTCTCATCACGAGTTCAGAGCTGATCCAGCATCTTAACTCGTTTGGAAAGTGGCCAATCACCGAGCTTGACGAAGCTATCCTCATTCACGGTTATGACTGGGGAGAGTAGCGATGGCACTGGATGTTCATGAATATAAATGCGGAAAATTGGGGCGGCTTTTGTTCCAGATAGACGACAAAGCCTATGGCGATCTGCAACCGGCATTCGGGCTATTCCAACAACGCACAGGCCTCTTCATCGACCCCTATAGGGACGTCGTCGTGGATTCAGCGCTTCCGGCAATTACCTCGGCCATGAGGGAAGCCCAGACATCTTTATCCTTGCTTGGAATATTGGAAGAATGTGAGCGAACGGGGCGGTCTGTAATCTTTGTCGGTGACTGAGATGAAATCCGTTGATGATCTCGAGATTACTCCGAATGGAACGATGTGAAGGAATTACGTGTGACTATCGAGCTGGACGAGAAGTTTCACCGTCACTGGATGGTTGCGTTGGGGGGGGGGGGGAGGACCTGAAATCAAGGGTGTCTGAACTTGAAAACGCGCTGAACCGGATCCTCCATGATGCGCGGAGAGACCAGGAAGTGGATCTGTTTGGCGCGGGTATGGACCGGCAACTGGTAGACGCACTCAAACGCAGCGGGCATGCGCTTTGGAGTTGGGACTATGATGGCGGGAATGTCGAGCGGTGGAGTTACGATTACACCACGGATGAAACTCGTTCCCTTGTTCTGGACATCCATCGGGATTGGAAAGTCAGATGCGACTGGGTCGAAAGGGATCTGCGCTCGGGGGAGAGTAATTTCATCATCGGCGTTTGCGACCCAGGTTTTGATCAGGATCAGTGGTCGGAATAGCACCCGCGAGGTCGACCGCTCCTTGCGCGCCGCTCTCGTGGGGCTGTGGGCAATTTTATCGAGACGTCATTTCTGCGGAGAAACAGTATGAAAACAATCTATGATCTTGCCGTCTCACTGGCCCGAGACCCGGAGCAGGTGGCTGACGCGCAGGCTCTGACCCAGGATAAAAACCGGCCGCATATGGGCTTGAAAGGCGCCTATGGTCTCTTCGGCAGTGCGGAATGGTGGGTAAATTTGAAGTCAGGCAAGATGCCCACAAATCTCTATGAGGGCGAAATCGAAAGACTTCAGTTTGAGGGCATGCACAAGGAGGGGCGCTCATTCACACTCCGGCTCACGGATGGCGGAAACTACAAGTACAGCTGCGTGGCCAACGAAAAATCCGACATGGGAGCCTATGCGGTAGGGCGCAAAGTGCGCGTGACGACCTATTCGGGCCCATGAAAAGCGGATCGGAGTTTGAGTTCGTCTGGATGGTGGAAATCGACTGTGACTGACGCTTGCGTCTTGCGCTTATGCGTCCAATTCTATCCTCCGAGCCAGGGCGGCCGGATAGCCTTGCCGGACCTCTCTGGCGGCGTATACCGCCCGCACCTGGCTTTAGACGAAGAGGATTGTCAGGGGAACTGGCCTTGAGACGACGCATTCTGGAGCTTTGGTTCCGGAAATGAGCCAGAATCCATTTCGATACTTCAAGACTTCGCCCGAGATCATCCAACTTGCGGTTATGATGTACGTTCGATTTCCGCTCTCGCTGCGCAACGTCGAAGACCTACTTCACGAACGCGGGATTGATATTTGCCACAAAACGGTTCGTCACTCAGGTCGTCGTGACCGACAGGTGCCATTCCTACCGCGCGGCCATGAAAGAGATTGGAAATGCGGGACGCCAGGAATGTGGCCGACATCTGAACAATCGGGCTGAAAATTCCCACCTTCCATTTCGCCGACGAGAGCGAGCGATGTCGCGGTTCTGGCGCATGCGGAGTTTTCAGAAATTCGCTTTGATCCATTCGTCTGTATACAACCACTTCAATCATTAAAGGAATATCGAGAGCAGGGCCGGGCTCAAATCGCTACGTGACGTCGCTCTTCTCGAATGGCGCGAGTTAGTCGCTGCCTAAGACCTGCTGGTCCGCAAATAATGGAGACTGGTTCGAGTTACTCTGACAACTCCACTTGACTCAATAGTCATATTGGACTAGGTATCCAAAATACAAATATTGGCGCTGGGAGGATAAGGTCAGATGCCGGTAATAAAAATTGAAGACATTGCCCATGTGAGATTTTCTGACCCGGACTTGGTTGAAATGCGCGCATTTCTGGAAGAATTCGGCTTCTCCTGTTCGGTGCACGGGGGGCGTTTGTATGGGCGGGGCAGAGATGGCCGTCCATTTTTGCATGCGACTGAGCCTGGAGACCCGGGCTTCAGGGCGCAGGGTTTGCGGGCGTGTGCGTTACCAATCCGGACACAGATTAATTGACGGCATATGCCGGATGCAACCGTAACTGGTTGAATGAACACCAGGCGGAAGCCGTCCTCGTCAAGCCGGATAGATATATTTTTTGGGACCGGGGCGCCGGATCGTCTGGCCAAAGCATGGCGGGACAGCGTGCTCCTGCCGTGCGGTATTTTGGCCGAAGTGTGAGGAACAGGACATGAAAGATATGGAAGATAGTAACACGCTAACAAGAAAAACGTTTCTCATGGGGGCTGGCGCATTTCTTGGAGCGACTCCTGCGTGCGCATCTACGCCCGGCACGCAAGGAATCGGCGCTGCCCCTGCGCACGTCCGGCGGCAACGCCCGAATATTCTCCTTATCATGTCTGACCAGCAGTTCGGCTTGCCTGATCTGCCAAGCAGCCTCGATCTGCCGGGGCATGAGGCCCTGCTGAAGGCAGGCGCTTCCTTCACCAATTTCCACGTCCACTTGACGCCATGCGGACCTTCCCGATCAACCTTGTATACTGGGCGACACATTCAGCAGACCAAGGTGATCGCCAATCCGAGTAATCCGCCATATCCGGAGCTGTCGCCTGATATAGCCACTGTAGGAACCTATCTGAAGGCGCGCGGCTACCAGACGCGCTATAAGGGCAAGTGGCATCTCAGCCTGTTGGGGGACTCATCCGAGAAAGCGCTTATCTCGGCGTCAAAGAGTCGGGCGCTTGAACCTTATGGTTTCTCGCAATTCAACGAGTATGGTGACCCGACCGGCTATACTTGGGGCGGGCTACGCTATGATCCCGGTATCGCTTCAGACGCGATCAGCATGATCGAAGACATGCGCGCTGATGCTGATGACGGGACCCCCTGGTTCCTGGCGGTCAACTTCGTGAACCCGCATGACATCATGTTCTATGACGCGACCGGCGAGCAGGAGCAAACCCGCCTGGCACAGGGCTTTATTAGTCCGCTCAAAGGTGACCCGGAAATTGGCCCATACAAGGATTTTTTAGACGCTCCCTTGCCAGCGAGTCTGATGGGCGACGATCTGTCGACCAAACCCCAATCGCACCGCGACCAGCTTGTTGGGCTTGACTATATTTTTGGCGTGATGGAGCGGAAGGACGAGGAAGCCTGGCGTCGGTATCGCAATTATTATTTCAATTGTGTGCGCGACCTCGACAGGAGTGTCGATGTCCTGCTGCGAGGGCTCAAGGCTTCAGGTCAGGCCGACAATACAATTGTTGTCTTCTGTGCGGACCATGGAGAAATGGCTGGTGCGCATGGTTTGCGGCAAAAGTTGTCGACAATCTACAAGGAGAATCTTCGTGTACCATTCATTGTTCGCCATCCGGATGTGAATGGCGGCTATGAAACGAAGGCGCTGGCCTCGGCGGTGGACGTTGTCCCGACACTTCTTTCGCTGGCGGGCAATGGAGAGACCGGCGAGGATGATGCGGTCACGTTGCCGGGTCTGGATGTGTCTGGTGCAATCGGGTCGGCCTCGGGGCGGACCCGCCGGGACGAAGAAGGAATTCTGTTCAACAATGCCACTGTATATGGATGGGATAATGAATTCCTCAAACAGCAGCTCAATGCGTTCGCCAATCGCGATACCGAAACGCTCAACTCACTGCAGAAGGCCGGGCCAAGCCTGAAAAACCGAGTGCTGATCAGAGGTGTCCACGACGGGCGCTACAAGTTTGCGCGCTACTTTGCTCCGGCGCAGCACCACATGCCAGACACTTGGGACAGCTTGCTCCAGTATAATGACCTTGAGCTTTACGACACGCTCAATGACCCCGATGAAATGGTCAATCTGGCTGCCGATCCGGGGTTGTATAAGGAGGAAATTGAGCGCTTGAATGGCATGACGAATGCCCTGATCCGGCGCGAAGTGGGGGATGATACAGGGGCAGAATATCCTGGTCCGCCAGAGCGTTACAACACGGT from the uncultured Hyphomonas sp. genome contains:
- a CDS encoding sulfatase-like hydrolase/transferase, giving the protein MKDMEDSNTLTRKTFLMGAGAFLGATPACASTPGTQGIGAAPAHVRRQRPNILLIMSDQQFGLPDLPSSLDLPGHEALLKAGASFTNFHVHLTPCGPSRSTLYTGRHIQQTKVIANPSNPPYPELSPDIATVGTYLKARGYQTRYKGKWHLSLLGDSSEKALISASKSRALEPYGFSQFNEYGDPTGYTWGGLRYDPGIASDAISMIEDMRADADDGTPWFLAVNFVNPHDIMFYDATGEQEQTRLAQGFISPLKGDPEIGPYKDFLDAPLPASLMGDDLSTKPQSHRDQLVGLDYIFGVMERKDEEAWRRYRNYYFNCVRDLDRSVDVLLRGLKASGQADNTIVVFCADHGEMAGAHGLRQKLSTIYKENLRVPFIVRHPDVNGGYETKALASAVDVVPTLLSLAGNGETGEDDAVTLPGLDVSGAIGSASGRTRRDEEGILFNNATVYGWDNEFLKQQLNAFANRDTETLNSLQKAGPSLKNRVLIRGVHDGRYKFARYFAPAQHHMPDTWDSLLQYNDLELYDTLNDPDEMVNLAADPGLYKEEIERLNGMTNALIRREVGDDTGAEYPGPPERYNTV